Proteins encoded together in one Impatiens glandulifera chromosome 1, dImpGla2.1, whole genome shotgun sequence window:
- the LOC124921814 gene encoding basic form of pathogenesis-related protein 1-like, translating into MGLYHLSLALVVTFMAMSMLPQLSTAQNSPQDYVEAHNAARAQVGVGPIAWDENVAAFARSYASQRAGDCNLMHSGGPYGENLAKGFPNFTGRDAVNMWIEEKPFYDYDSNTCVGGECLHYTQVVWRDSVRLGCARVQCNDGSWFVTCNYDPRGNFVGERPY; encoded by the coding sequence ATGGGGCTTTACCATCTCTCACTAGCATTAGTTGTGACATTCATGGCCATGTCAATGCTTCCTCAACTCTCAACTGCCCAAAACTCCCCCCAAGACTATGTTGAGGCCCACAATGCTGCCCGGGCTCAGGTGGGAGTCGGGCCCATCGCTTGGGATGAAAACGTAGCCGCATTTGCTAGAAGTTACGCCAGCCAGAGAGCTGGGGACTGTAATCTCATGCACTCAGGCGGACCATATGGCGAAAACCTTGCAAAGGGTTTCCCGAACTTCACGGGGAGAGATGCTGTGAATATGTGGATCGAGGAGAAACCCTTCTACGACTATGACTCAAACACATGTGTCGGAGGTGAATGCTTACACTATACTCAGGTTGTGTGGCGTGATTCAGTAAGACTAGGATGTGCTAGGGTTCAATGCAATGACGGTTCGTGGTTCGTCACTTGTAACTATGATCCTCGAGGCAACTTTGTTGGAGAGAGACCTTACTAG